CGGCTTCTGGATTAGAAGGAAAAAGCGCATGAACTGGATTGAGACCGACAAAGTCTCCTCCTCTAGAAGCGATCTCAGCAACTAGTTGTTTCAGATCGCCAAAATCCCCCATCCCCCAGTTATGCTGGGTGCGAAGCGTATAGAGCTGGACACTCGGTCCCCATAGCTTCTTGCCATTTTGCAATGCTTCCTGCTTAAAACAGCTTTCTGGAGTGCATATAATTGTCATTTTGTATGGTGATTTACGGCGTTTTCTCTTCACCAGCAGTTCATGGTAGCCAAAGCCTAGTTCAGTAGAAATTGAGAAAACTAGAGCTCCGCCTTCGGCACGCTCATCCCTAACAATCTGCGATTGCAGATACCCTTCAAGTACTTCACCTTGCTCAGTATTCAATTGCCAGCTAAAGTCGCTCTCTCTAGCACTCACACCTAGGTTTAATGCAACCTCAACCGCTTGGCCTTTTTGAACAACCAGCACTGGCTCTAGTACTTCTGTTTTGTGCTTTTTGTCTGCAGACTTAACCAAAGACTCTTTGCTATTTGCATCATAGCCTAGCGCGAACAGCAGTTTAATAATTGTCGAACTATCTACAGCAGTATCTTCACCCCAAGCGCTAACGTAGTGATCGGAGATGCCTGCTCGATCAGCAACTTGCTTTATGTGACTTTCAATATTCATTGATCTCTCCGGACAGTTTAATTCGTTCATCGTTAAGCTAAATTTCTATTCAGCATTTTTATTTTCCGTACGATGAAGCTATCTATCGCTTCACTGTCTCTAGCTTCCATATATTGTTTACATAATCTTGTATGCTGCGATCGGAGCTGAATTTACCCACAAGAGCCGTATTAAGAATCGCTTTCTTCGCCCAACCAGCTGTGTCTTTGTATTGCTCATCCATCGCCTCATGTGCCTTCACATACGACTCAAAATCGGCCAAGCAGAAGTATGGGTCACCACCATCAAGCAAGCTGTCGTAAATCGCTCTGAGCTTACCCGGCTCACCAGGAGTAAACTCTTCACCCAATAACAAATCTAGCGAGGCTTTCAACAGAGAGTTGGAATTGTAATAGTCGAATGGGTTGTAGCCAGAACGTTTAAGCTGTTCGACTTCGTCCACTTCTAAGCCAAAGATATAGATATTGTCATCACCTACCTCTTCACGAATTTCAACGTTTGCGCCATCCATGGTTCCGATAGTTAGAGCCCCGTTCAGTGCTAGCTTCATATTGCCTGTACCGGATGCCTCTTTACCTGCTGTAGAGATCTGCTCTGAAACATCGGCTGCAGGAATAATAATTTCCGCAATGCTTACACGATAATCAGGAATGAAGACCACTTTGAGTTTGTTGCCAATTCGAGGATCGTGATTGATTTTCTCCGCAATCTTATTGACTGCATAGATGATTTCTTTTGCTAAGTAATAGCCCGGCGCTGCTTTCGCTGCGAAAAAGACGACTCGCGGTTCCATCTCAAAATCAGAATCATGTAGCAAGCGGTGATACATAGATAGAATGTGCAATACATTTAGGTGCTGACGCTTATATTCATGCAAGCGTTTTATTTGCACATCGAAAATGGCCTGCGTATCAAGCTTGATGTCCATGTTTTGCTCTACCCAATCCGCTAAACGCTGCTTATTGGCTTGCTTAACCTGCATAAAGGCTTTTTGAAACTCGGTCTCTTCTGCGTAATCTGCAATGTTTCGCAACTGATCTAACTGGGTCGGCCAATCAGAGCCAATTTTTTGCGAAATCAGTTCAGACAACTCTGGGTTACAAAACTTCAGCCAACGTCTAGGAGTGATTCCGTTCGTCACATTTTGTAATTTGCCCGGGTAAAGAACGTTGAACTCAGGGAAAAGGTCTTGTTTTACTAGCTCCGAGTGCATTGCAGCAACTCCATTAACCGCATACGACCCAACTACACAAAGGTTTGCCATTCGTACCATACGGTGGAAACCTTCTTGAATGATGGATAACTTACGCTGCTTCTCTACATCTCCAGGCCACTTTTCGCGTACTTCTTTAAGGAACAAGTAGTTAATTTGGTAAATAATTTCCATATGGCGCGGCAACAATCTCTGAATCAGAGATTCATCCCAAGTCTCTAGAGCTTCTGGCAATAAAGTATGATTGGTATATGCGAACGTTTTTGAACAAATGGCCCATGCGTCATCCCATTCCATCTCTTTTTCATCGATAAGAATGCGCATTAGTTCAGGAATAGAAACCGTTGGGTGAGTATCATTCAGCTGTATCGTTTCGTACTTAGGCAAGGACGCTAAAGTATGTCCGGCTTCTTCATGGCGACGCAAAATATCCCGAATAGATGCTGCACTATGGAAGTACTGCTGCATCAGGCGAAGCGTTTTGCCTTTTTCGTGATTGTCATTTGGATACAGAACTTTGGTAATGTTACCAGCATCAATCAACGAGTGCTGAGCTTCAAAGTAGTTGCCGTTGTTGAAGCTTTCTAGCGAGAAAGGTGCAATGGCTTGGCACTCCCAAAGACGCAATGGATAAACGGTATTGCTTTCATAGCCGACGATTGGCATATCCCAAGGCATGGCTTTCACTGTCATTCCTGGTAACCAGCGACGCTTTTCTTTACCATTTTCTTGGTAGGTTTCTACATGACCATAAAAACCAATCTCTTGAGCAAGATCTGGACGGGCAATCTCCCATGGGTAGCCTTCAACACCGCGCCAAGCATCAGGTGTTTCTACTTGGTGTCCATGATCAAATGACTGCTTAAACAATCCATATTCATAGTGCAAACCATAGCCAACCGTTGGGAATTCTTGCGCTGCAAGAGAGTCCATAAAACAAGCGGCCAATCGACCTAAACCACCATTTCCCAGTGAAGGATCACGTTCTTCTTCAAGCAAGTCAGTTAGGTTCTGCCCTAGCTCTTCCATCGCTTCGGCTACTTGCTGGTAAACACCCATACTGATCAAATTGTTGCCTGTTAGTCGACCAATCAAAAATTCGAGGGAGAGATAATTGACGCTTTTTGCGTTTCTAATTTTCTCGTCATGTTCAGTACACAACAGATCGCAAGTTGTTAGCTCTGCCAGTGCAGTACCCATCGCCAAAAACCACGCGTGTTTATCCGCTTTTTCAAAAGTGGTTGCGTAAGTCGCATATAGATGTTTTTTAACACTTTCTTGAAATAGAACCTTGTCAAAGGAGCCTGTTTGCTTCGATTTCATACCCTCTTCCCTCAATTATTTGGCGCGTAACATGGCACAGATATCAAGTGTTATATAGATGAACAATATTCACCTCATCCTGATTGCTACTCACGAAGGTGTAGAGGTAGGGCGTAGAGCAATCTTATTGTTATTGCTTCAAAAGGGCACAGCCACACTGAATTGAATTCATATTTACCCACCAATTAAAAGCAGTTATTTTTCATAACATTAAGATTATAAATGTTGATCTTTAGAAGAAATTAACTGGAGAAGCAAGATATAGTGAGACATTGATCACACCTAAAAGGCGTAGAGCAATTACAATATGATCGCAAATCGTCTATGTTGTCGATACGTAACTTGAACCGACCGGAATATGGGTTGGCTTAGTAGTAGTTCAGTTTACAGGGATAGTTTTTCATAATGTGGATTCAGTCTAAACTCACTCGTCCCAATTTTTCTCATTACACAATAGTACGCACCAAGATTGTAGAGGCTCTACAGCAAGCAAAGTTTTCCAAACTGGTACTGTTTATCTCTCCTGCGGGGTACGGTAAAACAACGGCGGCATCATCTTGGTTATCGGACAAGCTAAATGTAGGCTGGTACAGTGTTGATGAAAATGACAACGAGCCTTATACATTCATCACCTATTTTCTCAGAGCTCTGAATAGTGCAACTCAGAATACTTGCGCAAAGTCTTTATCTCTTGCTGAAAAAAGACAATTCTCGACGTTAAGTGCGCTTTTTAGTGATGTCCTATCAAGCCTCAATGAGTTTAAGGAAGAGTGCTATGTCGCGATAGACGACTTTCATCTGATCGAGTTAGATGAAATCAATGAGGCCATGCGCTTTTTTTTGAAGCATTTACCAGACAACATCACACTAGTAATAACCAGCCGAACATTGCCTGCCCTTGGTATCGCAAATTTGAGAGTACGTGGGCAGATCATTGAGGTTAATACCGAGCAATTGGCCTTTGATACTAGCGAAACAATACGTTTTCTCAACCAGAAAGAAAGCGGTAAAGTCGAACACTGTATTGCTGAGAGTTTGACGAATTACGTTGAAGGTTGGCCTTCAGCTCTGCAGCTGATCGCCCTTCAATCTCAGCACCAAGAAAAGAGCCTACAGCAAGCTACAGACTCCATTTTTGCCTTTAATCATGAACATTTATGGGATTATTTGGCGGAAGAAGCGTTCAGTATGCTAGATCAGCAAACTAAATCGTTTCTAATGCAATGTGCCATCTTCGATCATTTTAATGACGAACTGGCCCACGACATAAGCCAGCAGAGTGATGCATTAAGCCGAATAGAATCGTTACATCGTTCTGGCATGTTTCTTCATCGCCTAGAAGGAGAAAACAGTTGGTACAAGTTCCACAATCTGTTTGCAGAGTTTCTATCTCACCAAAGAAGAGCTTTAATGCCGCTTCAAGAGCAAGATCTTCATTCCGCGGCAACGGCCGCGTGGCTAAGGCAGGGATCACCATCACAAGCTCTCAAGCATGCTCGCCTCTCGAAGCGGAGTGCCTTGGTTGTCGATATTCTTATTCAACACGGCTGGGAGCTATTTAACCGTGGCGAGTTGCATTCTCTGGAGCTTGCAATTAACAGCTTGAACTCAGTTGAACTCTATACCACTCCTGACTTGTGTTTGCTGCAAGCATGGCTAGCACAAAGTCAACATCAATACGAAAAAGTAAGCAGTTTACTTCACAAAGCGGATGCCCAAATGGCCACGCTAGGAGTGAAATTGTCCTCCAAGTTACAAGGAGAGTTCAACGCATTGAGAGCGCAGGTCGCTATCAACGACAATAGCCCAGAGGAAGCTCTGAAATTAGCAGAAATAGCCCTAAGTCAGTTGGATCAAACCAGCTATCACAGCCGAATTGTCGCCACATCAGTCATCGCTGAAGTCAATCATGTGCTTGGATATTTAGATCGCGCCTTGCCTATGATGCAACAAGCCGAAAAGCTAGCTCGTCAATATCAGGTGTATCACCAAGCTCTATGGGCAATCTTGCAACAAAGCGAGATACTATTCGCCCAAGGATATGCTCAAGCCTCATTTGAAGTGCACGAGAGCGCCTTCAAACTCATTGAAGACCATCAACTCCACCAAATCCCACTACATGAGTTCCTCCTTCGTCTACGCGCACAAATATTATGGAGCTGGAACCGATTGGAAGAGGCTGAGCAATGTGCCTTTCGTGGTATTGAGGCTCTTGGCCCCAAATTAAAAAGTAAGCACTTACATTCTTACTCTATGCTGGCAAGTATAGCAATTCGACGGGGGGAAATTGATAACGCCAAAACTTTTGTCAGTACAATTGAGGATCTACTCAGCCAATCAAACTATCATGTGGATTGGACAGCTAATGCGTCCATGTCATTACTTTTGTATTGGCAAGCGATAGATGATACTGCGTCCATTGAAAAGTGGTTAAGTACCGCCATTCGGCCAACTCAAGCCCACAATCATTTTTCTCAACTGCAGTGGCGGAATATCATTCGCGCTCACTTTTATTTACAAGAATGGCAGCAAGCAGACTCGGCTTTGGATTGGTTACAGCAACAAGCACAAGAAAAGAACCTCATCGCAGACAAAAATAAGAACTTACTCCTTGCTACAATGCTTTCCACTGCTCAAAACAAATTGCCCCTAGCCTGCGAGCAGTTACATGAAGCGTTAACGTTGACTCATCAAACAGGCATGCTGGGGTATCTCCTCATCGATGGTAAGTACCTTGAACCCGTACTACAGCAACTGGATGAAAGCACCGATTTGGATGAGCTAGACCATCACAAAGTAAAACAGCTGTTAAAAGAGATTGTCAGTTCGGCGCGCTCAAATAGTGCACGCTTCAACCAAGAGTTTGTCGATAAGCTCATTCAACACTCTGATACCCCTGAACTTGTCAGAACCAGCCCTTTAACGCAAAGAGAGTGGCAAGTATTAGGGTTAATTTACTCTGGTTTTAGCAATGAACAGATTGCGAATGAGTTAGGGGTCGCTGGTACGACAATCAAAACGCATATTCGAAATGTTTACCAAAAGCTCAATATTGCCAATAGAAAAGAAGCAGTGAAAACAGCTGAGAGTTTTATCCAACTCATTGGGTACTAGTTCAATTTGATAGTGACAAATATGCTAGCAGCGTTGAGCATGAGGAAGACTCAAGAAGTGCAGATAAAACGTTAACTCGTAGTTTAACAGTACTGAAGAGTTGAAGGAGTAATTCGACTTACGGTTATTTACATTGTAAATTTAGCAATCAGCCGAGCATAACTGCTCGGCTGAATATGAACTTAGTTAGACAATTCAGCGTTGTGATAGACCTGCTGAACGTCATCACATTCGTCAAGCATATCCAAGAACTTCTGAAACTTCTCAGCATCTTCACCTTCGATTTGAGTGTGCGTCTGAGGAACAAAAGTAATTTCTTCAACATCAAGAGTCAGATCAGGATACTCATCATTCAAAGCAGTTTTTGCTTTAAAAAACTCAGTATGAGGAGCAAAAACAGTAATCACACCATCGTCTGACTCAATGTCTGTAACGTCTACATCAGCCATCATAAGCGCTTCAAGTACAGCCTCATCGTTGTCACCTTTAAACTGAAAAACAGCATTGTGATCAAACATGTGAGCCGTAGTACCAGGGCTACCGATTTTGGCGCCAGTTTTTACGAAGCATTGGCGAACGTCTTGGAAAGTACGGTTACCATTGTCAGTTAAACAGTCTACGATGACACTTGCACCGCCTGGAGAAAAACCTTCATAACGAGCAGGTTGATATTCTTCACCACCGCCCCCAGCAGCCTTATCTAGAGCTTTATCGATAACATGCGCTGGAACTTGGTCTTTCTTCGCTTTAGCAATTAGGTGCTTTAGCGACAAGTTCATATCAGGATCTACACCGCCGTTCTTCGCGCAAACGTAGATCTCTTTACCATATTTGGAATACACTTTAATTTTTGCGCCTTGGGTCTTAGCCATAGAGGCCTTGCGCACTTCAAAACTTCTTCCCATTGGGGTTTTCTCTCTTGTTCAATGTCACGTCAAGCATCAGCTCTAAACCAAGTTCATCATTCTCTTGTACTTGTCTATGCTATTTTGAAACCACTCTTTTTCTTGCTCATCAACTATCTTGTCGAAAACAGTAGATATGGCATCAGGCGTCGATTCACCATGCTTAAGCTGCCACACCAAATAGGAAGCTTGCTTATCAAGTTCTATCCTATTTTTCTCGTGTTTAGGCAATGATGAAAGATTAACCGACATAGCTCGTGCTCAACGCTGAAAATACTGGCTCAGAAATATATCATACAAGGCAGGAAACAAAAGTACTTTGTATTGGTTTAGATCAACAAACGTCCAAATTAAAAAGGGTGGCCTAGGCCACCCAATTAATCAATATTGCTAGTACTTAGTGAAGCAATCCCAGCTCTCTGGCTTCTTCGATAGTTAAGCCGCTTTCTCGGATCTCTTTCAACGCCTCAATGCGACGACGAGCCTCCGCAGACTTAACTTTATCAACTGATTTCTGGGATACTTCTTGTTCCTCTTCCGTGAGATCCCACTTATTTGCAATATTCGTCATGTCATCATGGTCGATAGAATTAATGGACATTGTTACCTCCGAAAACCATGTAAGGAACAACTAATCTGTAGCAAAGCCCCTTTCCATTGTTAAGTAATAAGGGCGCAATATGTGAGCTAGTTTTAGCTTCAGAAAACAATCTGGAATTTTGTGAAGAGTCACTTTACATCAAGTAAAACGTAAGATTATATTTAAAAGATTCGCCTCAATATTATTTCGCTTCTTTTTCAAGCGACTCTGAAAACCCACCTTCTTGCACTCTTGATCATGCTTTCGGCGACAAGCTCAATTTTGAACTAATTTTCGTATTGCTAAGCTTTGTATCACCGTAGCACATTAATTTTTATAGACCGTTTTGGGTAAGGTGTTTTGACGAGACAAATAGTTAGGCATTTTCGAGGCAAAAAAAAGCGAGCTTAAATTAAGCTCGCTCTGAAATCGAATCAATAAAACTCGCCACTCTTCTCAAAATTAGAAAGGGCAAAAGGTTGTCTATTCGGGGTAAGATACTAAAGCAAACGTTTGCGTCGAATGTCATTTCACTGTCAGAGTTTTGTTGATACTTTCCCTATTAGCTAAGATACGGCCTAAATGGCCATATCCTCCAGTACCTTATAAACCGTATCATCGATATGCCCTTCGTAAACCTGTTTGCATACTTTTCGACGTACTGCCAAACCAGAAATTAATCTCTCTATCGACAAGTGCTTGCTGTCTGTTTTGCCGTTATAGAGCTCTACTAACTTACTCAGAGATTCGTAAGATATCACTCCATCAGCCACTCTAAGGTAATCTAGCTTCTCTACAAGCTCCTCACACTCACTTTTGATTGAGTTATACGGATGCCCTGTCATCGCAGCTAAAGCCGTTATACTGCGTTCTAAAGCCTCTGGGGAGGTATATTTAGATAAGGTAATGGTAATTTCATCAGCGTTAATTTCTACCAGGTGCTTTCTCAACTTTACACGTCTGCCTAGCTTTCCTTTCGGCGAAGGTGATTTGCGCTGGATGGGCTCGAACTCACCATCAATGATCGTCGACAATTCATCCAATTTCTGTTTAGACACCATTTCGTTTCTAAGCGGGTTCGGTAAAGTCGGTGCCATGTTTCTCTTGCCAGCATTGGTCGTTTTCGCGCGAGAGTAACGCAGAACCTCTTCTACATCGCACTTAATATCGACTTGATAATCA
This genomic stretch from Vibrio marisflavi CECT 7928 harbors:
- a CDS encoding glycogen/starch/alpha-glucan phosphorylase, translating into MKSKQTGSFDKVLFQESVKKHLYATYATTFEKADKHAWFLAMGTALAELTTCDLLCTEHDEKIRNAKSVNYLSLEFLIGRLTGNNLISMGVYQQVAEAMEELGQNLTDLLEEERDPSLGNGGLGRLAACFMDSLAAQEFPTVGYGLHYEYGLFKQSFDHGHQVETPDAWRGVEGYPWEIARPDLAQEIGFYGHVETYQENGKEKRRWLPGMTVKAMPWDMPIVGYESNTVYPLRLWECQAIAPFSLESFNNGNYFEAQHSLIDAGNITKVLYPNDNHEKGKTLRLMQQYFHSAASIRDILRRHEEAGHTLASLPKYETIQLNDTHPTVSIPELMRILIDEKEMEWDDAWAICSKTFAYTNHTLLPEALETWDESLIQRLLPRHMEIIYQINYLFLKEVREKWPGDVEKQRKLSIIQEGFHRMVRMANLCVVGSYAVNGVAAMHSELVKQDLFPEFNVLYPGKLQNVTNGITPRRWLKFCNPELSELISQKIGSDWPTQLDQLRNIADYAEETEFQKAFMQVKQANKQRLADWVEQNMDIKLDTQAIFDVQIKRLHEYKRQHLNVLHILSMYHRLLHDSDFEMEPRVVFFAAKAAPGYYLAKEIIYAVNKIAEKINHDPRIGNKLKVVFIPDYRVSIAEIIIPAADVSEQISTAGKEASGTGNMKLALNGALTIGTMDGANVEIREEVGDDNIYIFGLEVDEVEQLKRSGYNPFDYYNSNSLLKASLDLLLGEEFTPGEPGKLRAIYDSLLDGGDPYFCLADFESYVKAHEAMDEQYKDTAGWAKKAILNTALVGKFSSDRSIQDYVNNIWKLETVKR
- a CDS encoding DUF3283 family protein — encoded protein: MSVNLSSLPKHEKNRIELDKQASYLVWQLKHGESTPDAISTVFDKIVDEQEKEWFQNSIDKYKRMMNLV
- the malT gene encoding HTH-type transcriptional regulator MalT translates to MWIQSKLTRPNFSHYTIVRTKIVEALQQAKFSKLVLFISPAGYGKTTAASSWLSDKLNVGWYSVDENDNEPYTFITYFLRALNSATQNTCAKSLSLAEKRQFSTLSALFSDVLSSLNEFKEECYVAIDDFHLIELDEINEAMRFFLKHLPDNITLVITSRTLPALGIANLRVRGQIIEVNTEQLAFDTSETIRFLNQKESGKVEHCIAESLTNYVEGWPSALQLIALQSQHQEKSLQQATDSIFAFNHEHLWDYLAEEAFSMLDQQTKSFLMQCAIFDHFNDELAHDISQQSDALSRIESLHRSGMFLHRLEGENSWYKFHNLFAEFLSHQRRALMPLQEQDLHSAATAAWLRQGSPSQALKHARLSKRSALVVDILIQHGWELFNRGELHSLELAINSLNSVELYTTPDLCLLQAWLAQSQHQYEKVSSLLHKADAQMATLGVKLSSKLQGEFNALRAQVAINDNSPEEALKLAEIALSQLDQTSYHSRIVATSVIAEVNHVLGYLDRALPMMQQAEKLARQYQVYHQALWAILQQSEILFAQGYAQASFEVHESAFKLIEDHQLHQIPLHEFLLRLRAQILWSWNRLEEAEQCAFRGIEALGPKLKSKHLHSYSMLASIAIRRGEIDNAKTFVSTIEDLLSQSNYHVDWTANASMSLLLYWQAIDDTASIEKWLSTAIRPTQAHNHFSQLQWRNIIRAHFYLQEWQQADSALDWLQQQAQEKNLIADKNKNLLLATMLSTAQNKLPLACEQLHEALTLTHQTGMLGYLLIDGKYLEPVLQQLDESTDLDELDHHKVKQLLKEIVSSARSNSARFNQEFVDKLIQHSDTPELVRTSPLTQREWQVLGLIYSGFSNEQIANELGVAGTTIKTHIRNVYQKLNIANRKEAVKTAESFIQLIGY
- a CDS encoding PA3496 family putative envelope integrity protein; translated protein: MSINSIDHDDMTNIANKWDLTEEEQEVSQKSVDKVKSAEARRRIEALKEIRESGLTIEEARELGLLH
- a CDS encoding YebC/PmpR family DNA-binding transcriptional regulator, with amino-acid sequence MGRSFEVRKASMAKTQGAKIKVYSKYGKEIYVCAKNGGVDPDMNLSLKHLIAKAKKDQVPAHVIDKALDKAAGGGGEEYQPARYEGFSPGGASVIVDCLTDNGNRTFQDVRQCFVKTGAKIGSPGTTAHMFDHNAVFQFKGDNDEAVLEALMMADVDVTDIESDDGVITVFAPHTEFFKAKTALNDEYPDLTLDVEEITFVPQTHTQIEGEDAEKFQKFLDMLDECDDVQQVYHNAELSN